From a single Phalacrocorax aristotelis chromosome 1, bGulAri2.1, whole genome shotgun sequence genomic region:
- the PHKA2 gene encoding phosphorylase b kinase regulatory subunit alpha, liver isoform isoform X2: MRSRSNSGVRLDGYARLVQRTILCHQNPVTGLFSAGTDHKDAWVRDNIYSILAVWGLGMAYRKNADRDEDKAKAYELEQNVVKLMRGLLQCMMRQVDKVEKFKRTQSTKDCLHAKYNSATCATVVGDDQWGHLQVDATSLYLLFLAQMTASGLRIIFTLDEVTFIQNLVFYIEAAYKVADYGIWERGDKTNQGIPELNTSSVGMAKAALEAIDELDLFGAHGGHKSVIHVLPDEVEHCQSILYSMLPRASTSKEIDAGLLSIISYPAFAVEDLNLVNVTKSEIISKLQGRYGCCRFLRDGYKTPREDPSRLHYDPAELKLFENIECEWPVFWTYFLIDGVFNEDKIQVQEYREALEGILIREKNGIVLMPELYAVPPEKVDEEYENPHSVDRIPVGKLPHLWGQSLYVLSCLLAEGFLAAGEIDPLNRRFSTGFKPDVVVQVTVLAESNQIKNLLQDHGINVQSIADIYPLRVQPARILSNLYTMLGRNKNMKLSGRPHRHIGVLGTSKLYMIRNQIFAFTPQFTDQHHFYLALDNQMIVEMLKTELAYLTSCWRMTGRPTLTFPITNTMLVDDGTDIHPAVLATIRKLEDGYFGGARVKIGKLSEFLTTSFHTYLSFLDPDCDVKLFDYPNEGRNSPDSEYGGYPADFCEKESQDELDQYINDVLQSTALKSYLPPTSKTANQPPVFSASHSTKEILSIMAKTKGLEVPAVSMSLPTKVLNTHRKSLNLVDNPHFFETKQDCENVLHLPKDAHGDLDCRKLVEQLKECPTLHDQADILYILHIIKGADWDTELDGQYGVTVHCLLNELYRKAGLNQEWGLIRYISGILKKRVEVLAEACTDLLSHHKQLTVGLPPEPREKIITTPLPPEELTDLIYEASGQDISIAVLTQEIIMYLAMYVRSQPSLFVEMLRLRIGLIIQVMATELAQSLKCSGEEASESLMNLSPFDMKNLLHHILSGKEFGVERSLRPVDSSSSSPAISIHEMGHSGATKTERSGITKLKSEMKQRGSTPPSPTSTSPTGSNGDTSQGDRRGQWLRRRRLDGAINRVPVGFYEKVWKILQKCHGLSIDGYVLPSSTTREMTPCEIKFAVHVESVLNHVPQPEYRQLLVEAILVLTFLSDVEVNSIGGIIHVDRIVHMANDLFLQELKSFGATGRLLEKDVATGICHFFYDSAPSGAYGTMTYLTKAIIIYLHDFLPSTGCAMQ; the protein is encoded by the exons aTGAGGAGCCGCAGCAACTCAGGGGTGCGCCTGGACGGCTACGCCCGCCTGGTCCAGCGGACCATCCTCTGCCACCAG AATCCAGTTACGGGACTGTTTTCAGCTGGTACGGACCACAAGGATGCTTGGGTACGGGACAACATCTACAGCATCCTGGCCGTGTGGGGGCTGGGGATGGCTTATCGGAAGAATGCTGACCGGGACGAGGATAAGGCCAAAGCCTACGAGCTCGAGCAG AACGTTGTGAAGCTGATGCGGGGACTCTTACAGTGCATGATGAGGCAG GTAGATAAGGTAGAGAAGTTCAAACGCACGCAGAGTACCAAAGACTGCCTACATGCTAAGTATAACTCTGCTACTTGTGCCACGGTGGTTGGGGACGACCAGTGGGGGCATCTGCAGGTGGATGCAACTTCCCTTTACCTGCTCTTCTTGGCACAGATGACTGCATCAG GGTTACGTATTATCTTCACCCTCGATGAAGTTACCTTTATTCAGAATCTTGTTTTTTACATAGAAGCTGCCTACAAAGTTGCT GATTATGGAATTTGGGAACGTGGTGATAAGACAAACCAGGGCATCCCTGAACTGAACACGAGCTCCGTAGGGATGGCCAAA gctgctttggaagcaaTTGATGAACTAGATCTTTTTGGAGCTCATGGAGGACACAAATCAGTGATTCATGTTCTTCCTGATGAAGTAGAACATTGTCAG TCTATTCTATACTCCATGTTGCCAAGGGCTTCCACATCAAAAGAGATAGATGCTGGCCTTCTCTCTATTATTTCTTACCCGGCTTTTGCAGTGGAGGATCTAAATCTTGTTAATGTGACCAAGAGTGAAATCATATCCAAACTGCAG GGCCGCTATGGCTGCTGTCGCTTTCTCCGAGATGGATACAAGACACCGAGAGAG GATCCAAGCAGGCTGCACTATGATCCTGCTGAGCTCAAGCTTTTTGAGAATATTGAGTGTGAGTGGCCGGTATTCTGGACATACTTCCTAATTGATGGAGTGTTCAATGAGGACAAAATTCag GTACAAGAATATAGAGAGGCTCTGGAAGGAATACTTATTAGAGAGAAGAATGGAATCGTTCTAATGCCTGAACTGTatgcagtccctccagaaaaG gtGGATGAGGAGTACGAAAATCCTCACTCAGTGGATCGTATCCCAGTGGGAAAATTGCCTCATCTTTGGGGCCAATCATTGTATGTCCTTAGCTGCCTATTAGCAGAG GGATTTCTTGCTGCAGGTGAAATTGATCCCTTAAACAGGAGATTTTCCACTGGATTTAAACCTGATGTTGTGGTACAAG TAACTGTTTTGGCAGAATCTAATCAAATCAAGAATCTCTTGCAAGACCATGGAATCAATGTTCAGAGTATTGCTGATATCTATCCACTCAGAGTGCAGCCAGCTCGCATCCTGAGTAATCTCTACACCATGCTGG GCCGGAACAAGAACATGAAATTAAGTGGACGGCCACACCGACACATTGGAGTGTTAGGCACCTCCAAGCTGTACATGATAAGAaatcaaatatttgcttttaccCCTCAG TTTACTGACCAGCATCACTTCTATCTGGCTCTAGACAATCAGATGATTGTAGAGATGCTGAAGACAGAGCTGGCTTACCTCACCTCTTGTTGGAGGATGACGGGGAGACCAACCCTGACATTTCCCATCACCAACACAATGCTTG TTGATGATGGTACTGACATTCATCCAGCAGTTCTTGCCACCATAAGAAAATTAGAGGATGGTTATTTTGGAGGGGCAAG GGTGAAGATAGGCAAGCTGTCAGAATTTCTTACTACCTCTTTTCATACGTATCTGAGCTTCCTGGATCCAGACTGTGACGTCAAACTATTTGATTACCCTAATGAAGGCCGTAATAGTCCTGACAGTGAATATGGAGGCTATCCGGcagatttctgtgaaaaag AAAGCCAGGATGAGCTGGATCAGTATATAAATGATGTCCTGCAGAGTACAGCACTGAAGTCATACCTGCCTCCAACTTCAAAGACTGCGAATCAACCACCTGTGTTCAGTGCAAGCCATTCCACAAAAGAGATACTGTCAATAATGGCCAAGACAAAGGGCTTGGAGGTTCCAG ctgtgTCTATGTCACTTCCTACTAAAGTTCTGAACACTCACCGGAAGTCTCTGAATCTGGTTGATAATCCCCATTTCTTTGAGACAAAG CAGGactgtgaaaatgttttgcatttacCTAAAGACGCTCACGGTGATTTGGATTGCAGGAAGCTTGttgagcagctgaaggaatgTCCAACGCTCCATGATCAAGCAGATATCTTATATATCTTGCATATAATAAA AGGCGCTGACTGGGACACAGAGCTGGATGGACAGTACGGCGTCACTGTTCATTGCCTTCTCAACGAGCTCTACAGGAAGGCAGGCCTTAATCAAGAATGGGGCTTGATCCGTTACATTTCGGGTATACTCAAAAAGAGAGTGGAAGTCCTGGCTGAG GCATGCACAGACCTTCTGTCGCACCACAAGCAGCTTACAGTGGGCCTGCCACCAGAACCCCGCGAGAAAATCATTACCAC CCCACTGCCACCTGAAGAGCTCACAGATCTTATTTATGAAGCCAGCGGCCAAGACATCAGTATTGCAGTCCTGACACAG GAAATAATCATGTACTTGGCGATGTACGTCCGGTCACAGCCTAGTCTTTTTGTGGAGATGCTCAGGCTCCGCATTGGTCTGATAATTCAGGTGATGGCCACTGAGCTGGCTCAGAGTCTGAAATGCTCAG GTGAAGAAGCTTCAGAGAGTTTGATGAATCTAAGTCCCTTTGATATGAAAAATCTCCTACACCATATTCTCAGTGGAAAAGAGTTTGGTGTGGAAAGAAGCT TGCGACCTGTAGATTCCTCTTCATCTAGCCCTGCAATTTCTATTCATGAAATGGGGCATTCTGGAGcaaccaaaacagaaagaagtggTATTACTAAATTGAAGAGTGAGATGAAGCAG AGGGGCAGTACTCCTCCGTCTCCCACTAGTACTTCTCCTACTGGCTCCAATGGAGACACAAGCCAGGGTGACCGACGAGGGCAGTGGCTGCGCAGAAGAAGGCTTGATGGTGCTATTAACAGAGTTCCTGTTGGCTTTTATGAGAAGGTGTGGAAAATCCTTCAGAAG TGCCATGGTCTGTCCATTGACGGCTATGTCCTTCCTTCTTCAACCACCAGAGAG ATGACCCCGTGCGAAATCAAGTTTGCTGTGCACGTGGAGTCAGTGCTGAACCACGTACCCCAGCCTGAGTACAGGCAGCTCTTGGTGGAAGCTATTCTCGTTCTCACGTTCCTCTCTGACGTCGAGGTGAACAGCATCGGGGGCATCATCCACGTGGATCGAATCGTGCACATGGCCAACGACCTGTTTCTGCAGGAGCTG AAATCATTCGGAGCTACTGGTAGGCTCTTGGAGAAAGATGTAGCCACAGGAATTTGCCACTTTTTTTATGACAGTGCTCCAAGTGGGGCCTATGGCACCATGACGTACCTAACAAAAGccataattatttatttacatgatTTCCTGCCTAGCACAGGCTGCGCAATGCAATAA
- the PHKA2 gene encoding phosphorylase b kinase regulatory subunit alpha, liver isoform isoform X1, whose translation MRSRSNSGVRLDGYARLVQRTILCHQNPVTGLFSAGTDHKDAWVRDNIYSILAVWGLGMAYRKNADRDEDKAKAYELEQNVVKLMRGLLQCMMRQVDKVEKFKRTQSTKDCLHAKYNSATCATVVGDDQWGHLQVDATSLYLLFLAQMTASGLRIIFTLDEVTFIQNLVFYIEAAYKVADYGIWERGDKTNQGIPELNTSSVGMAKAALEAIDELDLFGAHGGHKSVIHVLPDEVEHCQSILYSMLPRASTSKEIDAGLLSIISYPAFAVEDLNLVNVTKSEIISKLQGRYGCCRFLRDGYKTPREDPSRLHYDPAELKLFENIECEWPVFWTYFLIDGVFNEDKIQVQEYREALEGILIREKNGIVLMPELYAVPPEKVDEEYENPHSVDRIPVGKLPHLWGQSLYVLSCLLAEGFLAAGEIDPLNRRFSTGFKPDVVVQVTVLAESNQIKNLLQDHGINVQSIADIYPLRVQPARILSNLYTMLGRNKNMKLSGRPHRHIGVLGTSKLYMIRNQIFAFTPQFTDQHHFYLALDNQMIVEMLKTELAYLTSCWRMTGRPTLTFPITNTMLVDDGTDIHPAVLATIRKLEDGYFGGARVKIGKLSEFLTTSFHTYLSFLDPDCDVKLFDYPNEGRNSPDSEYGGYPADFCEKESQDELDQYINDVLQSTALKSYLPPTSKTANQPPVFSASHSTKEILSIMAKTKGLEVPAVSMSLPTKVLNTHRKSLNLVDNPHFFETKDCENVLHLPKDAHGDLDCRKLVEQLKECPTLHDQADILYILHIIKGADWDTELDGQYGVTVHCLLNELYRKAGLNQEWGLIRYISGILKKRVEVLAEACTDLLSHHKQLTVGLPPEPREKIITTPLPPEELTDLIYEASGQDISIAVLTQEIIMYLAMYVRSQPSLFVEMLRLRIGLIIQVMATELAQSLKCSGEEASESLMNLSPFDMKNLLHHILSGKEFGVERSLRPVDSSSSSPAISIHEMGHSGATKTERSGITKLKSEMKQRGSTPPSPTSTSPTGSNGDTSQGDRRGQWLRRRRLDGAINRVPVGFYEKVWKILQKCHGLSIDGYVLPSSTTREMTPCEIKFAVHVESVLNHVPQPEYRQLLVEAILVLTFLSDVEVNSIGGIIHVDRIVHMANDLFLQELKSFGATGRLLEKDVATGICHFFYDSAPSGAYGTMTYLTKAIIIYLHDFLPSTGCAMQ comes from the exons aTGAGGAGCCGCAGCAACTCAGGGGTGCGCCTGGACGGCTACGCCCGCCTGGTCCAGCGGACCATCCTCTGCCACCAG AATCCAGTTACGGGACTGTTTTCAGCTGGTACGGACCACAAGGATGCTTGGGTACGGGACAACATCTACAGCATCCTGGCCGTGTGGGGGCTGGGGATGGCTTATCGGAAGAATGCTGACCGGGACGAGGATAAGGCCAAAGCCTACGAGCTCGAGCAG AACGTTGTGAAGCTGATGCGGGGACTCTTACAGTGCATGATGAGGCAG GTAGATAAGGTAGAGAAGTTCAAACGCACGCAGAGTACCAAAGACTGCCTACATGCTAAGTATAACTCTGCTACTTGTGCCACGGTGGTTGGGGACGACCAGTGGGGGCATCTGCAGGTGGATGCAACTTCCCTTTACCTGCTCTTCTTGGCACAGATGACTGCATCAG GGTTACGTATTATCTTCACCCTCGATGAAGTTACCTTTATTCAGAATCTTGTTTTTTACATAGAAGCTGCCTACAAAGTTGCT GATTATGGAATTTGGGAACGTGGTGATAAGACAAACCAGGGCATCCCTGAACTGAACACGAGCTCCGTAGGGATGGCCAAA gctgctttggaagcaaTTGATGAACTAGATCTTTTTGGAGCTCATGGAGGACACAAATCAGTGATTCATGTTCTTCCTGATGAAGTAGAACATTGTCAG TCTATTCTATACTCCATGTTGCCAAGGGCTTCCACATCAAAAGAGATAGATGCTGGCCTTCTCTCTATTATTTCTTACCCGGCTTTTGCAGTGGAGGATCTAAATCTTGTTAATGTGACCAAGAGTGAAATCATATCCAAACTGCAG GGCCGCTATGGCTGCTGTCGCTTTCTCCGAGATGGATACAAGACACCGAGAGAG GATCCAAGCAGGCTGCACTATGATCCTGCTGAGCTCAAGCTTTTTGAGAATATTGAGTGTGAGTGGCCGGTATTCTGGACATACTTCCTAATTGATGGAGTGTTCAATGAGGACAAAATTCag GTACAAGAATATAGAGAGGCTCTGGAAGGAATACTTATTAGAGAGAAGAATGGAATCGTTCTAATGCCTGAACTGTatgcagtccctccagaaaaG gtGGATGAGGAGTACGAAAATCCTCACTCAGTGGATCGTATCCCAGTGGGAAAATTGCCTCATCTTTGGGGCCAATCATTGTATGTCCTTAGCTGCCTATTAGCAGAG GGATTTCTTGCTGCAGGTGAAATTGATCCCTTAAACAGGAGATTTTCCACTGGATTTAAACCTGATGTTGTGGTACAAG TAACTGTTTTGGCAGAATCTAATCAAATCAAGAATCTCTTGCAAGACCATGGAATCAATGTTCAGAGTATTGCTGATATCTATCCACTCAGAGTGCAGCCAGCTCGCATCCTGAGTAATCTCTACACCATGCTGG GCCGGAACAAGAACATGAAATTAAGTGGACGGCCACACCGACACATTGGAGTGTTAGGCACCTCCAAGCTGTACATGATAAGAaatcaaatatttgcttttaccCCTCAG TTTACTGACCAGCATCACTTCTATCTGGCTCTAGACAATCAGATGATTGTAGAGATGCTGAAGACAGAGCTGGCTTACCTCACCTCTTGTTGGAGGATGACGGGGAGACCAACCCTGACATTTCCCATCACCAACACAATGCTTG TTGATGATGGTACTGACATTCATCCAGCAGTTCTTGCCACCATAAGAAAATTAGAGGATGGTTATTTTGGAGGGGCAAG GGTGAAGATAGGCAAGCTGTCAGAATTTCTTACTACCTCTTTTCATACGTATCTGAGCTTCCTGGATCCAGACTGTGACGTCAAACTATTTGATTACCCTAATGAAGGCCGTAATAGTCCTGACAGTGAATATGGAGGCTATCCGGcagatttctgtgaaaaag AAAGCCAGGATGAGCTGGATCAGTATATAAATGATGTCCTGCAGAGTACAGCACTGAAGTCATACCTGCCTCCAACTTCAAAGACTGCGAATCAACCACCTGTGTTCAGTGCAAGCCATTCCACAAAAGAGATACTGTCAATAATGGCCAAGACAAAGGGCTTGGAGGTTCCAG ctgtgTCTATGTCACTTCCTACTAAAGTTCTGAACACTCACCGGAAGTCTCTGAATCTGGTTGATAATCCCCATTTCTTTGAGACAAAG GactgtgaaaatgttttgcatttacCTAAAGACGCTCACGGTGATTTGGATTGCAGGAAGCTTGttgagcagctgaaggaatgTCCAACGCTCCATGATCAAGCAGATATCTTATATATCTTGCATATAATAAA AGGCGCTGACTGGGACACAGAGCTGGATGGACAGTACGGCGTCACTGTTCATTGCCTTCTCAACGAGCTCTACAGGAAGGCAGGCCTTAATCAAGAATGGGGCTTGATCCGTTACATTTCGGGTATACTCAAAAAGAGAGTGGAAGTCCTGGCTGAG GCATGCACAGACCTTCTGTCGCACCACAAGCAGCTTACAGTGGGCCTGCCACCAGAACCCCGCGAGAAAATCATTACCAC CCCACTGCCACCTGAAGAGCTCACAGATCTTATTTATGAAGCCAGCGGCCAAGACATCAGTATTGCAGTCCTGACACAG GAAATAATCATGTACTTGGCGATGTACGTCCGGTCACAGCCTAGTCTTTTTGTGGAGATGCTCAGGCTCCGCATTGGTCTGATAATTCAGGTGATGGCCACTGAGCTGGCTCAGAGTCTGAAATGCTCAG GTGAAGAAGCTTCAGAGAGTTTGATGAATCTAAGTCCCTTTGATATGAAAAATCTCCTACACCATATTCTCAGTGGAAAAGAGTTTGGTGTGGAAAGAAGCT TGCGACCTGTAGATTCCTCTTCATCTAGCCCTGCAATTTCTATTCATGAAATGGGGCATTCTGGAGcaaccaaaacagaaagaagtggTATTACTAAATTGAAGAGTGAGATGAAGCAG AGGGGCAGTACTCCTCCGTCTCCCACTAGTACTTCTCCTACTGGCTCCAATGGAGACACAAGCCAGGGTGACCGACGAGGGCAGTGGCTGCGCAGAAGAAGGCTTGATGGTGCTATTAACAGAGTTCCTGTTGGCTTTTATGAGAAGGTGTGGAAAATCCTTCAGAAG TGCCATGGTCTGTCCATTGACGGCTATGTCCTTCCTTCTTCAACCACCAGAGAG ATGACCCCGTGCGAAATCAAGTTTGCTGTGCACGTGGAGTCAGTGCTGAACCACGTACCCCAGCCTGAGTACAGGCAGCTCTTGGTGGAAGCTATTCTCGTTCTCACGTTCCTCTCTGACGTCGAGGTGAACAGCATCGGGGGCATCATCCACGTGGATCGAATCGTGCACATGGCCAACGACCTGTTTCTGCAGGAGCTG AAATCATTCGGAGCTACTGGTAGGCTCTTGGAGAAAGATGTAGCCACAGGAATTTGCCACTTTTTTTATGACAGTGCTCCAAGTGGGGCCTATGGCACCATGACGTACCTAACAAAAGccataattatttatttacatgatTTCCTGCCTAGCACAGGCTGCGCAATGCAATAA